The following nucleotide sequence is from Chloracidobacterium validum.
GGCCGAGGTGGATGCACCCATGGCTGGCCCCCCGGCGCGGCCATCGCTTGTACAACTGATGCGCCGTCCATCGGCGTCGTGATGGCGCTGCGCTTCAACCCAACGACACGTCTCCTGTGACCGCTTTCAGCTCCACACTGGGACTACGCTTCAAACAACTGTGGCACGATGTCACCAGCCCTGCCGCGGAGCGAAAGGGTCACATGAGGGGTGAGATCGGTCGCCTCTGGGTTGACTTCAATGACGGCCGCCCCGGCGTCACGGGCTGCCAGGGGAATGAGCGCCGCCGGATAGACCACCCCGGACGTGCCGATCACCAGGCAGGCGTCACAGCGCATGGCGGCAAGCTCGGCTTCTTCAAAAGCGCCGGCCGGGAGCATTTCGCCAAAGAGAACCACGTCTGGCCGGATTGGCTCATCCGCGTCGCCGCGCGGTGGCAGGGTTGGTAGTGGCGTTTCAGGCAGGTCATAGCGTTTGCCGGTGCGAAGCCCGCGCCCGCGCCAGATGTTGCCGTGAAGCTCGATGATATGCTTGCTGCCGGCCTTCTGATGCAGTCCGTCCACGTTTTGGGTGACAACCAAAAACTCGGCAAAACAGGACTCGGCCTGGGCAACGGCGACATGCGCTGCGTTTGGCGACACGGCCTTGAGCAGTGTCCGGCGGTAATCGAACCATTCCCACGCGGTCGTGAGGTCCTGTTCCAATAAGCCAAGCGATGAGGCCACGGCGGCCGGCATGCCTTTCCAGGTGGCGTCACTGCCACGAAACGTTGGCACGCCTGATTCAGCCGAAATACCGGCCCCTGTGAAGATCACCACGCGCTTGGCCTGGGCCAGGTAACGGCGCGCCAACTTGAGCTGGTCGTCTGTCATACCGGCAAGGAAACCTCATTGAACCGTTTCTGCGGAAGCCGGGGTCGTCGTCGGCGTGGCTTTGCGGCGAAACAGTCCGGCCAGTTTTCCGGCCGGGCCCTGTCCGGCGTACAAAATCGCCAGAATCAGGAGCGTCCACTCTGAATAGTTGTAAACGAAAAAAATCAACAGCCCCAACGACAACAGCACAACCTGCGGTCGCTGGGCGTAAGGGCCAAGGTCCTTGAACGAGTTGAACCGCAGCGTGCTGACCATCAGCAGTGCCAGCGTCACGGCCAGCGCAAACAACCCAATGGCCCACTCCACCGGCGTAATCACGAACTCCTGCCCAAACATTCGATAGTAGGTTTCCTGATAGACCACCGGAAGCGGCGTGAAGTGTACGATTGCCGCCAGCAGTCCAGCGGCGGCCGGCGTCGGCAGCCCGACAAAAAAGCGTTTGGCAGTTTTGGCATTGGTCTCGACCGGCAGTGGCTTACTCGCCTGTACATTGAAACGCGCCAGCCGCAACGCGCAGCAAATCAAGTGAATGAAGGCCGCGCCCCAAGCCAGCTTCTGGAACGCCGGGATGCCTGAAAACCCCCAGGTGTACAGCAGTACCGCCGGGGCAATGCCAAAACTCAGCACGTCGGCTAGGCTGTCAAGCTGTACCCCAAAGTCACTCGTGGCCTTCATCAGGCGCGCAATGCGTCCATCAAGGAAGTCACATAACACCGACCAGCCAATGCACAACGCTGCAATATCAAAGTGCCGGGTTGCCGTCTCCGGATCGTTCAACGCAATGTACTTGTAGCCTTTTACGCTTTCGACCACTGCGTAGAACCCCATGTAGATATTGATACAGGTGATGAAGCTTGGCAGGACATAGACGCCTTTGCGCAGGCGGCGGCGCGTGAGACGTTGCTTGGCTTCCGTGTCGCGGTTCATGGTGTTGTCAGGCGTCCCAGTCACTCCGGTGAGCAGATCCGTCCAATAATGGTCGCGCCGCCAACCACCCGCTGCCCCTGCCGAACGCAGAGCGCCACTTCCGGTGGAACGAGCAAGTCAGTGCGCGAGCTAAACTTAATCAGCCCAATTCGTTCGCCGCAAGCCACCTGGTCGCCCGTTCCTTTCCACAGCACACATCGCCGGGCAATGAGTCCGGCAATTTGCTTGAGCGTGACGGTGATCCGCGCTCCTTCAAGAACAACAATAAACTGCTCGTTGGTGAGTGCCGCATCGTCCCGTAGCGCGCTCTTGAACTGTCCCGGCCGGTGCATGACATCCCGAATGACACCGGCAATCGGCGCGCGGTTGATGTGAACATCAAGCGGCGACAAAAAGATGCTGACCAGCCAGGGGGATGCCGGATCATCCGGCGTGATTGGTCCAAGACGAGTGATCAGTCCGTCTGCCGGGGCAACGACGATGTCATCACCGGGCGGAATGGCGCGCTCTGGGTCACGGAAGAAATAGGCGACAAAGACCGCCAGCAGCCCTACCAGCACAACCAGCCCCCACACTAGCGGAAGCCAAAACGCCACCAGCGCCAGCAGGAGCGCCGCGCCGCCGCACCATAGCAGGTATGGATAGGCTTCCTTGGCCATACATCCGATTGCGTTAGCGTCCGCCGCGGGCCGAGCGAGAGGTCGTTGCCTTGGGTGGCTCGAACTTCACGTTGTAAAACGCCCCGACGCCCGGATAGATGGCATTAGCGCCAAGTTGTTCTTCAATCCGCAGCAGGCGATTGTACTTTGCCAGGCGGTCGCTGCGGCTGGCCGAACCAGTTTTGATCTGTCCCGTATTGAGCGCAACCGCTAGGTCGGCAATGAACGCATCTTCGGTTTCGCCTGACCGATGCGAAATGATGGCCGTGTAGCCGTGTGTCCGTGCTAGCTCAACGGTATCCATGGTTTCGGTGAGCGTCCCAATCTGGTTGACTTTGACGAGAATCGAGTTGCCGACGCGCTGTTCAATCCCCTTCCGCAAGTAAGTGACGTTCGTCACGAACAAGTCATCGCCGACAAGTTGTACCTTGTCACCCATTGCCTTGGTCAGCAGCGCCCAGCCCGTCCAGTCGTTTTCGGCCAAGCCGTCTTCGATGGAAACAATCGGGTATTTCCGCGCCCAGTCATCCCAGTAGGCCACCATGTCTTCAGGGCTGTGTTTCGATTGATCAGACTTTTTGAAGATGTAGTGACCGTTTTCAAAAAACTCGCTCGCCGCCGGATCAAGCGCAATGGCGACTTGGACGCCGGGCTTATAACCAGCCTGCGTGATGGCTTCGAGCACCAGTTCAATGGCTTCTTCGTTGGAGCGCAGGTTGGGCGCAAAGCCGCCCTCATCCCCAACCGCCGTGTTGTAGTTGCGCTTGCGCAGGACGCCCTTGAGGGTATGAAAAACTTCCACGCCCCAGCGCAGGGCTTCGGCAAAGGTGGCCGCGCCGCAGGGAGCGATCATGAATTCCTGAAAGTCAACGTTGTTATCCGCATGCGCGCCGCCGTTGAGAATGTTCATCAGCGGAACGGGGAGGGTTCGGGCGTGCGTTCCCCCCAAGTAGCGATACAGCGGCAACCCAACCGCCTGGGCTGCCACACGCGCCGTGGCCAGCGATACGGCCAGCATCGCATTAGCGCCCAGTTTGCGTTTATTGGGTGTACCATCGAGCGCCAGCATTTCGCGGTCAATGCCCTGCTGGTCAAGCGGGTCACGTCCGACGAGTCGTTTGGCAATGGTCGTATTGATGTTGGTGACGGCTTTCTGAACCCCCTTACCGAGATAACGGCGTTTGTCACCGTCACGCAGTTCGAGGGCCTCATGTTCACCCGTCGAGGCTCCAGACGGAACGGCGGCCGTGCCAACCAGTCCGTTGGACAAGGTCACATCGGCTTCGACCGTCGGGTTGCCGCGTGAATCCAAGACTTCACGGGCGTGGATACGTTCAATCGTGAGTGCCATAGAAGGATGCCTCGTTGTCGCAACCCAGTGAGGGGAAGGATAGGCGGGCGCGCAGCCGCAGATCAGGCGCAAAACGAAGCCAGGCTTCCGAGCTTCCCCGCACACTCCGCAAACTCACTACCGTTGCTGTATCTCTACCCTGGCGGGGTTCGTCAGCCCTTGGACGCGCGGGACCCGAAAGCCTGATAAGCGCTCGCCTCGTGACAAGCCAAAGGACTATAGGCAGCTCAAACGCTTGTGTCAATCGTTCCACAAAAGCTCGATTCCAAAAGCTCGAACCGAAAGACAGGAAATGGCACGAACGCCTGACCGCCACGTTAGAACAAGCACCCCACTCTAGAAGAGCAATCCATACTGCAAGAGCAATCCATAACAGGCTTCCCAATGTGTGAGTTTTGATTACAATGCCCCGCTTATGCCAAATGCCGCGACTCAAGTAACGCCAGGCTTTCTTTACATGCGCTTCTTACTGCTTTTCTGCACGCTCCTTTTCTTTCCGTTCTTTGCCAAACCGGCGGTTTCGCAATGCAATATGCGCGTGATGGACACCCGTGAACTTGTCCTCAATGCCGACCTCATCGCTCGGGTGCGCGTCCGTTCCACCAAGAACATTCGCAATCCAATGTACGGGCAGGTAGCGGTGCTTGAAATTCTTGAAGTGATTTACGGCGACCCACGCCGCCGTGAAGTGCGCGTTTGGGCCATGAGCACAACCTACTGCGCCCGCGATGCTTACGCACCTCAGCAAGAAATGCTGGTGTTTCTGGCGCGCGACCAGACTTCCTTCCACACGGTCAACTGGCAATATGGTCAGTTCCTAGTGACGAATGACATCGTTGAAGCCTGGCGGGGCCGTTCGGCGGAGAGTGCCACTACCCTAGCAGCTACGCGGCAGCCGGACGTGCCGCTTGGTCAACCGCGTCCGTTTACTGAAGTCAAACAAGAAATCTTGACGTTGCTTGAAGAGGTTCGCCAGAGCAGCAAGGCACGCCGTCCGTAGCCGGTTGCCGATTGAAGCGCCAGCCGGACACGACGTGCGTTAGAAGATATTCGGCCTAAAGCCATCAGGATTTGCCGTTGACCCGCAAGTACAGCCGCTTGGCGTGGTTCCGCGCAATCAGCGAGAGCCGTAGATCATTGGCAAGGCTCGAAAACAGCTCGGCGAGCGCTGCCGGTTCCGCAATGCGCTGGCCATTCAGGTCGGCTTCCACGTCGCGCAGAAGTTTTGGCATATCGAGCGGCTGATACCGTCGCGCGGTCTCTATCTGGCTGACGCGCTGGTGCTGGGTCACGAGCCCGCGGAAAAATTTCCCCAAGTCGAGCAACACCGGGTTTGGTGTGTAAGTGAAAGCCAACGAAATTGACCTACCGTTGACGAGCAGGGTCAGCTTGTTGAGTCCCAAGTTGGCATGTTTTTCTGATGGTGGCATGGGCGACAGTTCAGCCGCTTTAGTCGCCAGTTGCTGAAGCCGGAGCAGGGATTCCGGGCGCAGCGCGACTGGAGCATGGGTGAGGTCGGGTACGTCTTTTTCAACGTACTCCAGCCTTCCACGTCCGGTCGCGTCGAGTGTGATAAGGATACGTGTGATGAGAAAGTTTGGCTGCTCAAACTCGTAGCGATAAGCTTCCGCCTGCGGCGCGGCATCTGACCTCATCCAGCCGCCGCCTCCCGCCAAAAGCCCTAACCCAATCAAAAAGCGCCGTCTCGGATGTTTCGGATTCACAGCTTGCCCTCGGCGTACATTTGACGCAGCGCTTTTTTGTCGAACTTGCCAACCGATGTTTTGGGGATGCTCTCAATAAAGCGAAACTCATCAGGAATCCAAAACTTGGCACAGTGCTCCGCCACCAAGTTGTGTAACTCTTCTGATGTCGGCCGGTCGTCGGCCCTGCGCGGCACAACGAGCGCCAGTGGTCGCTCGCTCCATTTTTCATCTGGGATGGCAATGACGGCAGCTTCGAGCACCTTTGGATGTGCCATGATGACGTTTTCCAGCGTGACACTGGAAATCCACTCGCCCCCACTCTTGACGAGGTCTTTGGTGCGGTCGGTGATCGTCAGGAGACCCTTGGGATCAATGGTTGCCACATCGCCGGTGCGAAACCAACCATCTGGCGTGAACTGTGCCGCTGCCGACTCGTCGTTGTAGTACGCGCCAACGATCCACGGGCCGCGCACCTGGATTTCACCTACCGACTTGCCATCCCACGGCATTTCCTGGCCTTCATCGCCGACAATGCGTATTTCGACGCCGGGCGGCGCATAGCCCTGGTGGGTTTTGAGTGCAATTTTCTCGTCAATCGAGAGGTCGGTTCGGGCGCTCAACGTCCCGGTCGAGGTGCCCATCGGCGACATCTCGGTCATCCCCCAGGCGTGGACGACCGGCACGCCTAGCTCTTTTTCATAGGCTTCGATCCAGGTCTTCGGAAATGCCGCGCCACCCACGATGAGCGCCCGAAGACTTGACACGTCAAAGCCGTGCGCCTTGATCGCCTGATACATGCCAATCCAGAGGGTCGGGACGCCAGCCGCCACCGTCACCTTTTCATCCTGAATGAGCTGCGCCAGGGTTTCCGGTTTGAGGTGCGGCCCGGGCAAAACGAATTTGAAGCCGAGAGAGGCGCTCAAGTAAGGTAACGCCCAAGCGTTGGCGTGAAACATCGGCACGACGGCAATGACCGTATCCGTTCCACTGAGTGACAGCGCATCGCCCGCGCCGGCCGCAATCGTGTGGATAAACTGTGAGCGATGGCTATACAGGACACCTTTCGGTTGACCGGTCGTGCCGCTGGTGTAACACAGTCCGGCGGCCGCTCGCTCGTCCAACACCGGAAAGTCAAACGTTTCGGGTTCGTCCGCCAGCAAGTCTTCGTAGTGTCGGACGTTGGGCAGCTTCGTCTCGAAGCCCGGCGGGGCATTGATGATGACAATGTCCCTGACGCTGGTCAGGTGGCTGTGGATGGCTTCGAGCATGGGAACCAGGCTGGCATCCACGAAAACCATGCGGTCGGCCGCGTGATTGATGACGTAGGCGAGCTGTTCCGGTGCAAGGCGTAGATTGAGCGTGTGCATAACCGCGCCGTAGCAGGGGACGGCAAAGTACAACTCCAGATGCTGGTAATGATTCCACGCCAGTGAGCCAATCCGGTCGCCCGATTCGACTCCCAGCTTGGCCAAGGCATTGGCCAAGCGGCAGATGCGTCGGTAGGCAGCGCCATACGTGTAGCGGTGCAGCGAGCCATCCGGGCATTTTGTCACGATTTCAACATCGTGGTGATAGCGGCGGGCGCGGTCAAGAAAGTGCAGCATCGTCAATGGGTAATCCATCATCAGACCGTGTAACATGGGTAGGCTCTCGCTCCTTGCATGGAATGGTTTGTCCGGTACAATTGTTTTCACTCTACACGGCGGTCGTGAATCGGTAAGCAGCGCACATTGGGCATCGTTCATCACAAAGGCCGGCCGGGCAACCTTTGAGTAGGCTTTCAGGCACCTGAGCTAGAGATTGTTTCTGGTCAACGTTGTTTTGATATGCGCGCGTTATGACGCAAGCCATCAGAGAGGTAATGATACTCATGCTAACCAGCGATTTGAAGTCAATGTCAGCGGAAACTGGATCGGCAAGCAAAAGCGGCCGAAAGGTCGCCGGCTCGCGCATGACGCGCAGTATGGCCCTGCTGATGGCCGCATTACTGGTGGTTAGCGCGGCGGGCGTGCCAGTGTGGGCCGGTGATCGCACACGACCATCGGGGCCAAATCCATACGACAAGTTCCGCCGCCAGGATGATCGCTCGCGTTCCCGTGGCGCGCTTTCGCTTCAGGATGAGCTGACTTTTGCCGAAATGGCCCATCAGGAAATTTCAAAGCAATACCGTTTCGTGACCGATCCGGTCATCGTCAACTATGTCAACCGGGTCGGGCGGCGCGTCGCTGAAGTCTCTGGACGGCCGGACCTACCATACCAGTTCTATGTGGTTCAAAACGATCAGATCAATGCCTTCACGCCGGGTGGTGGCCGGATATACATCCATACCGGTTTGATCAAGCAAGCTACCACCGAAGGGCAGGTCGCTGCCGTGCTGGCGCACGAAGTCGGCCATAACGTCGGTTATCACCTGAGTGCGACGTTGCGCCGCGCTCAGACCACCGGGTTACTGGTTGGCATTGCTGGGGCGATTTTGGGCGGCGGAGCGGTTGGCCAACTTGGCCAACTGGCTGTGGCGCTCATTGCCAATGGCAGAATGTTTCAGCGGTCGCGTGACCAGGAACGCGAAGCTGATTTCCTCGGTCTGTATGACATGCACAACGCCGGCTATAACACCGAGGAAATGAACAATATGTTTCGCTTGCTTGGCTCGCTGATGCAGCGCAGCCCTGGCGCATTCGACAAAATCTTTGCTTCCCACCCACCCCCGACCGAGCGGCTGCAAAACACGCAGCGTGAAATCGCACAGTACCTTGCCGGCTCAGACCGCCGCGGAACACGTACCACCCAGGAATTCATCAACATCCAGCGCCGGCTGGGCGTGACTGGTCGTGCTTTACCACCCACGCCGGATGACGGAGACCTTCCGCCTTCGCGCAATAGCGACACCGCGACTGAGCCGCTGCCCTCCCGTGGCCGGGAAGTGACTTACGACGATGCAGAAGAGATTTTCAGTCGCGCAGGACTTCAGGGGGTGACGCCGCTACGCGCTGTTCGGGGCGATCTGCTTGGCGGCAACGTCGGTAATGACACCGTCATTGCTTATGAGCGGGGCGGGGACGTCGGCGCACTGGTGGACGTTAGCGGGCGTGTCTATCCGCTGCACATCGAAGACCGCGGACGCCACACGCCCATCCTCCCACTCGTGCCGGACGAGGTATCGGCGGTCGGTATTGTCCCGGTTGGACGCGGTCGGCGTGCGCAAGTCGTTGTGGTCAGCCGGCGACGACTCAGCTATGTTTGGGAATGGACTGGCCGCGGCTTTCGCTACCTTGGGAGTCAGTAGCGCCTGCCCGAACCAACGGCAAATGTTGCTTTCTGTAAGGAAGTCTGTAAGGAAGAATGAGGCATGCCGGAATACCCGGAGACGCATGACGCGCCGCTTTCCGCATCCAAAAGCACGGCGTCAACCGACCCTTTTCACGAAGAGTTTGAGCTGTTTCACCGGCACTTGGTCAAACACCGGCTGAAACGGACGGCCCAGCGGGACTTGATCCTACGAACCTTTCTTGAGACCGAGGCGCACCTGAGCGTTGAGGAACTCTATGACCTGGTGAAACAGCGGGATAAAACGGTTGGCTTCACGACGGTGTACCGAACGCTGCGGTTGCTGGTCGAGGCGCGACTTGCGCGTGAAGTGAACTTCAATGATGGCCGCGCGCGCTAC
It contains:
- a CDS encoding M48 family metallopeptidase; protein product: MTRSMALLMAALLVVSAAGVPVWAGDRTRPSGPNPYDKFRRQDDRSRSRGALSLQDELTFAEMAHQEISKQYRFVTDPVIVNYVNRVGRRVAEVSGRPDLPYQFYVVQNDQINAFTPGGGRIYIHTGLIKQATTEGQVAAVLAHEVGHNVGYHLSATLRRAQTTGLLVGIAGAILGGGAVGQLGQLAVALIANGRMFQRSRDQEREADFLGLYDMHNAGYNTEEMNNMFRLLGSLMQRSPGAFDKIFASHPPPTERLQNTQREIAQYLAGSDRRGTRTTQEFINIQRRLGVTGRALPPTPDDGDLPPSRNSDTATEPLPSRGREVTYDDAEEIFSRAGLQGVTPLRAVRGDLLGGNVGNDTVIAYERGGDVGALVDVSGRVYPLHIEDRGRHTPILPLVPDEVSAVGIVPVGRGRRAQVVVVSRRRLSYVWEWTGRGFRYLGSQ
- a CDS encoding phosphatidylserine decarboxylase is translated as MAKEAYPYLLWCGGAALLLALVAFWLPLVWGLVVLVGLLAVFVAYFFRDPERAIPPGDDIVVAPADGLITRLGPITPDDPASPWLVSIFLSPLDVHINRAPIAGVIRDVMHRPGQFKSALRDDAALTNEQFIVVLEGARITVTLKQIAGLIARRCVLWKGTGDQVACGERIGLIKFSSRTDLLVPPEVALCVRQGQRVVGGATIIGRICSPE
- the eno gene encoding phosphopyruvate hydratase, producing MALTIERIHAREVLDSRGNPTVEADVTLSNGLVGTAAVPSGASTGEHEALELRDGDKRRYLGKGVQKAVTNINTTIAKRLVGRDPLDQQGIDREMLALDGTPNKRKLGANAMLAVSLATARVAAQAVGLPLYRYLGGTHARTLPVPLMNILNGGAHADNNVDFQEFMIAPCGAATFAEALRWGVEVFHTLKGVLRKRNYNTAVGDEGGFAPNLRSNEEAIELVLEAITQAGYKPGVQVAIALDPAASEFFENGHYIFKKSDQSKHSPEDMVAYWDDWARKYPIVSIEDGLAENDWTGWALLTKAMGDKVQLVGDDLFVTNVTYLRKGIEQRVGNSILVKVNQIGTLTETMDTVELARTHGYTAIISHRSGETEDAFIADLAVALNTGQIKTGSASRSDRLAKYNRLLRIEEQLGANAIYPGVGAFYNVKFEPPKATTSRSARGGR
- a CDS encoding Fur family transcriptional regulator, which translates into the protein MPEYPETHDAPLSASKSTASTDPFHEEFELFHRHLVKHRLKRTAQRDLILRTFLETEAHLSVEELYDLVKQRDKTVGFTTVYRTLRLLVEARLAREVNFNDGRARYEHEYKHDHHDHLICTECDALIEFFSPDIERLQEEIAKQYGFVISDHSHRVFGMCQAYYTGSDAYPPYCRKRPGVGQEGKVR
- a CDS encoding SIR2 family NAD-dependent protein deacylase; this translates as MTDDQLKLARRYLAQAKRVVIFTGAGISAESGVPTFRGSDATWKGMPAAVASSLGLLEQDLTTAWEWFDYRRTLLKAVSPNAAHVAVAQAESCFAEFLVVTQNVDGLHQKAGSKHIIELHGNIWRGRGLRTGKRYDLPETPLPTLPPRGDADEPIRPDVVLFGEMLPAGAFEEAELAAMRCDACLVIGTSGVVYPAALIPLAARDAGAAVIEVNPEATDLTPHVTLSLRGRAGDIVPQLFEA
- a CDS encoding CDP-alcohol phosphatidyltransferase family protein, whose product is MNRDTEAKQRLTRRRLRKGVYVLPSFITCINIYMGFYAVVESVKGYKYIALNDPETATRHFDIAALCIGWSVLCDFLDGRIARLMKATSDFGVQLDSLADVLSFGIAPAVLLYTWGFSGIPAFQKLAWGAAFIHLICCALRLARFNVQASKPLPVETNAKTAKRFFVGLPTPAAAGLLAAIVHFTPLPVVYQETYYRMFGQEFVITPVEWAIGLFALAVTLALLMVSTLRFNSFKDLGPYAQRPQVVLLSLGLLIFFVYNYSEWTLLILAILYAGQGPAGKLAGLFRRKATPTTTPASAETVQ
- a CDS encoding long-chain fatty acid--CoA ligase gives rise to the protein MLHGLMMDYPLTMLHFLDRARRYHHDVEIVTKCPDGSLHRYTYGAAYRRICRLANALAKLGVESGDRIGSLAWNHYQHLELYFAVPCYGAVMHTLNLRLAPEQLAYVINHAADRMVFVDASLVPMLEAIHSHLTSVRDIVIINAPPGFETKLPNVRHYEDLLADEPETFDFPVLDERAAAGLCYTSGTTGQPKGVLYSHRSQFIHTIAAGAGDALSLSGTDTVIAVVPMFHANAWALPYLSASLGFKFVLPGPHLKPETLAQLIQDEKVTVAAGVPTLWIGMYQAIKAHGFDVSSLRALIVGGAAFPKTWIEAYEKELGVPVVHAWGMTEMSPMGTSTGTLSARTDLSIDEKIALKTHQGYAPPGVEIRIVGDEGQEMPWDGKSVGEIQVRGPWIVGAYYNDESAAAQFTPDGWFRTGDVATIDPKGLLTITDRTKDLVKSGGEWISSVTLENVIMAHPKVLEAAVIAIPDEKWSERPLALVVPRRADDRPTSEELHNLVAEHCAKFWIPDEFRFIESIPKTSVGKFDKKALRQMYAEGKL